The Burkholderia lata genome contains a region encoding:
- a CDS encoding helix-turn-helix transcriptional regulator produces the protein MSGARARGRYNGATAAAAARGRTGMPANGAPARRPDALPGPRPPEMANPMRKKQSPVKNLLLTRYAPIADGIAALFFPYAEVVIHDLHDQTVLYLANNLSKREVGDDSALEEIDHSARERVIGPYEKLNWDGRRMRCVSNVLFDDEGRPAGMMCINFNIAVFDEVRATLDLFIKGAGVVAQPDELFRDDWQERINTFLHGWLRERQVGLNGLTREHRRELVEALYAEGAFRGKSAANYVANVLGMGRATVYKHLKHLKETQGDA, from the coding sequence ATGAGCGGCGCTCGCGCGCGGGGCCGATACAATGGCGCAACCGCCGCGGCGGCCGCGCGCGGGCGCACGGGCATGCCGGCCAACGGTGCGCCGGCACGCCGGCCCGATGCGCTGCCCGGCCCCCGCCCACCCGAGATGGCGAACCCGATGCGCAAGAAGCAATCCCCCGTCAAGAACCTGCTGCTCACCCGCTATGCGCCGATCGCCGACGGTATCGCCGCGCTGTTCTTCCCGTACGCGGAAGTCGTGATCCACGACCTGCACGACCAGACCGTGCTGTATCTCGCGAACAACCTGTCGAAGCGCGAGGTCGGCGACGATTCCGCGCTCGAGGAAATCGATCATTCCGCGCGCGAGCGCGTGATCGGCCCGTACGAGAAGCTGAACTGGGACGGCCGGCGGATGCGCTGCGTCAGCAACGTGCTGTTCGACGACGAAGGCCGTCCGGCCGGGATGATGTGCATCAACTTCAACATCGCGGTGTTCGACGAGGTGCGCGCGACGCTCGACCTGTTCATCAAGGGCGCGGGCGTCGTCGCGCAGCCGGACGAGCTGTTCCGCGACGACTGGCAGGAGCGCATCAACACGTTCCTGCACGGCTGGCTGCGCGAGCGGCAGGTCGGGCTGAACGGGCTCACGCGCGAGCACCGGCGCGAGCTCGTCGAAGCGCTTTATGCGGAGGGCGCGTTCCGCGGCAAGAGCGCGGCGAACTACGTCGCGAACGTGCTCGGGATGGGCCGCGCGACCGTCTACAAGCACCTCAAGCACCTGAAGGAAACCCAGGGCGACGCGTAA
- a CDS encoding NAD(P)/FAD-dependent oxidoreductase has translation MDFDVIVLGAGIVGVSSALHLQDRGLRVALVDRRAPGEETSHGNAGLIERSSVVPYAFPRRLGTLLRYARNRSVDLYWDYRALPAYAGWLARFWRESSPQRLAAAARDLLPLVAASVVEHDALLARTDAQPLVHDGGWIEAFRSPALFDAETRAQQRVADAHGLRMTVLDARALRAREPGVSDAFCGAFHWQDPKTVSSPGGLTKAYARLFERDGGTFALGDARTLVQVDDGWQVGTEHGPISARSAVVALGPWSDHVFEPLGYRIPLRAKRGYHMHYRPTRAPLNVPVCDTEEGFVVAPMEGGRLRLTTGVEIALRGAPPTGVQLARAEPLARDAFGIGERLDPEPWLGMRPCTPDMRPVIGPAPRHRHLWFAFGHCHHGLTLGPATGRLLAEMMTGAPTYIDPHPYRPARFG, from the coding sequence ATGGATTTCGACGTCATCGTTCTGGGGGCCGGCATCGTCGGCGTGTCGTCGGCGCTGCATCTGCAGGATCGCGGGCTGCGCGTCGCGCTCGTCGACCGGCGTGCGCCCGGCGAGGAAACGAGCCACGGCAATGCGGGGCTGATCGAGCGCTCGTCGGTCGTGCCGTACGCGTTTCCGCGCCGGCTCGGCACGCTGCTGCGCTATGCGCGCAACCGCTCGGTCGATCTCTATTGGGACTACCGCGCGCTGCCCGCGTATGCGGGCTGGCTTGCGCGCTTCTGGCGCGAATCGTCGCCGCAGCGGCTCGCGGCCGCCGCGCGCGACCTGTTGCCGCTCGTCGCGGCGAGCGTCGTGGAGCACGACGCGCTGCTCGCGCGCACCGATGCCCAGCCGCTCGTGCACGACGGCGGGTGGATCGAGGCGTTCCGTTCGCCCGCGCTGTTCGATGCGGAAACCCGCGCGCAGCAGCGCGTGGCCGACGCGCACGGGCTGCGGATGACCGTGCTCGACGCACGTGCGTTGCGGGCGCGCGAGCCCGGCGTCAGCGACGCGTTCTGCGGCGCATTCCACTGGCAGGACCCGAAGACCGTGTCGAGCCCGGGCGGGCTGACCAAGGCCTACGCGCGGCTGTTCGAGCGCGACGGCGGCACGTTCGCGCTTGGCGATGCCAGGACGCTCGTGCAGGTGGATGACGGCTGGCAGGTCGGTACCGAACACGGGCCGATTTCGGCGCGCTCCGCCGTGGTTGCGCTCGGGCCGTGGTCCGATCACGTCTTTGAGCCGCTCGGCTACCGGATTCCGCTGCGCGCGAAGCGCGGCTACCACATGCATTACCGGCCGACGCGCGCACCGTTGAACGTGCCCGTGTGCGATACCGAGGAAGGTTTCGTCGTCGCGCCGATGGAAGGCGGCCGCCTGCGGCTCACGACCGGCGTCGAGATCGCGCTGCGCGGCGCACCGCCGACCGGCGTGCAGCTCGCGCGCGCCGAGCCGCTGGCACGCGATGCGTTCGGGATCGGCGAGCGGCTCGATCCCGAGCCGTGGCTCGGGATGCGGCCGTGCACGCCTGACATGCGCCCGGTGATCGGGCCCGCGCCTCGCCATCGCCACCTGTGGTTTGCGTTCGGCCATTG
- a CDS encoding ornithine cyclodeaminase family protein, with amino-acid sequence MTQTAPTLPLTVDEAAVRAALPSLDVLGTLRSMFASLAATRAVQPPQTLTLFPDQAGDFITYLGALADAQVFGAKLSPYVVTGGKPIVTAWTALMSMRTGQPLMWCDAGLLTVERTAGTTALAVDCLAPRDARHLAIVGAGAVGLAHLRHTAGLRDWETIRVYSPALAGDAAQQAALAQLDPRARAAASVEACVRDADVVMLCTSSGTPVLGDGMLTRPALVTSISTNVARAHEIPPAWLPDMDVYCDYRHTTPASAGEMQIAAAEHGWDAARIAGDLPALVAGTCPAPSYTRHAFFRSIGLGLEDIAIAHALYTHLARA; translated from the coding sequence ATGACGCAAACCGCCCCGACCCTGCCGCTGACCGTCGACGAAGCCGCGGTGCGCGCGGCCCTGCCGTCGCTCGACGTGCTCGGCACGCTGCGCAGCATGTTCGCGTCGCTCGCCGCAACGCGCGCGGTGCAGCCGCCGCAAACGCTCACGCTGTTTCCCGACCAGGCCGGCGACTTCATCACGTATCTCGGCGCGCTCGCCGACGCGCAGGTGTTCGGCGCGAAGCTGTCGCCGTATGTCGTGACGGGCGGCAAGCCGATCGTCACCGCGTGGACCGCACTGATGTCGATGCGCACGGGCCAGCCGCTGATGTGGTGCGACGCGGGCCTGCTGACCGTCGAGCGCACGGCCGGCACGACCGCGCTCGCGGTCGACTGCCTCGCGCCGCGCGACGCACGCCATCTCGCGATCGTCGGCGCCGGCGCGGTCGGCCTCGCACACCTGCGGCACACGGCGGGCTTGCGCGACTGGGAGACGATCCGCGTGTACTCGCCGGCGCTCGCCGGCGACGCGGCGCAGCAGGCGGCACTCGCGCAGCTCGATCCGCGCGCCCGCGCCGCGGCGAGCGTCGAAGCGTGCGTGCGCGACGCGGACGTCGTGATGCTGTGCACGTCGTCGGGCACGCCCGTGCTCGGCGACGGGATGCTCACGCGCCCCGCGCTCGTCACGTCGATCAGCACGAACGTCGCGCGCGCGCACGAGATCCCGCCCGCCTGGCTGCCCGACATGGACGTGTACTGCGACTACCGGCACACGACGCCCGCGAGCGCCGGCGAGATGCAGATCGCGGCAGCCGAACACGGCTGGGACGCCGCGCGGATCGCCGGCGACCTCCCCGCGCTCGTCGCCGGCACCTGCCCGGCACCGTCGTACACGCGTCACGCGTTCTTCCGCTCGATCGGCCTCGGGCTCGAGGACATCGCGATCGCCCACGCGCTGTACACGCACCTGGCACGCGCATGA
- a CDS encoding DsbA family oxidoreductase produces MTTAPAPTARPTLTVEIWSDLICPWCWIGKRRFDEALAAFAHADRVDVALRAYRLMPGQPVEPVEAMLAGKYRMSPAQVDQMLRQVTDAAASVGLRYDLPGTLVGDTLDGHRLVKLAEATGRAHALTERLYRAYFCEHGSLFDHAELTEFAVEAGLERSAVDAVLRSDLYRNEVEADAARAAQIGGRGVPLFVFGGRYAVSGAQPADAFAQALDQAWRDGIVELDGSDAAACGPDGCALPARS; encoded by the coding sequence ATGACGACCGCTCCCGCCCCGACTGCCCGCCCGACCCTGACCGTTGAAATCTGGTCCGACCTGATCTGCCCGTGGTGCTGGATCGGCAAGCGCCGCTTCGACGAGGCGCTCGCCGCGTTCGCGCACGCCGACCGCGTCGACGTCGCGCTGCGCGCGTACCGGCTGATGCCCGGCCAGCCCGTCGAGCCGGTCGAGGCGATGCTGGCCGGCAAGTACCGGATGTCGCCCGCGCAGGTCGACCAGATGCTGCGCCAGGTGACCGATGCGGCTGCGAGCGTCGGGCTGCGCTACGACCTGCCCGGCACGCTCGTCGGCGATACGCTCGACGGCCACCGGCTCGTGAAGCTCGCGGAAGCGACGGGCCGCGCACACGCGCTGACCGAGCGGCTGTACCGTGCGTATTTCTGCGAGCACGGCTCGCTGTTCGATCACGCCGAGCTGACCGAATTCGCGGTCGAAGCCGGGCTCGAGCGCTCGGCGGTCGACGCCGTGCTGCGCAGCGACCTGTACCGCAACGAAGTCGAAGCCGACGCCGCGCGCGCCGCGCAGATCGGCGGTCGCGGCGTGCCGCTGTTCGTGTTCGGTGGCCGCTATGCGGTGTCGGGTGCGCAGCCGGCCGACGCGTTCGCGCAGGCGCTCGACCAGGCATGGCGCGACGGCATCGTCGAACTCGACGGCAGCGACGCGGCCGCCTGCGGCCCCGATGGCTGCGCGCTGCCGGCTCGCTCGTAA
- a CDS encoding ABC transporter substrate-binding protein has translation MNWKLSLCAAAALACAAVTAHAEQTTLRFGIEAAYPPFESKTPAGQLQGFDVDIGNAVCAKLNMKCVWVENSFDGLIPALQARKFDAINSAMNITSKRRQSIDFTPAIYVVPIVMIAKHGSPLRPDVASLRGKHVGVLQGSSQEDFLKAHWATAGVAVVSYQDQDQIYADLVAGRLDAAVQEAQTAQDGFLDKPAGRDYQIVGEPLKDPATLGEGTGFGMRKNDKALQAKIVGALDALKKDGTLSALSQKYFKRDIVSK, from the coding sequence ATGAACTGGAAGCTCTCCCTTTGCGCCGCTGCGGCGCTTGCCTGCGCGGCCGTCACGGCCCATGCGGAACAGACCACGTTGCGCTTCGGGATCGAAGCCGCCTATCCGCCGTTCGAGAGCAAGACGCCGGCCGGCCAGTTGCAGGGTTTCGACGTCGACATCGGCAATGCGGTGTGCGCGAAGCTGAACATGAAATGCGTGTGGGTCGAGAATTCGTTCGACGGCCTGATCCCGGCGCTGCAGGCGCGCAAGTTCGACGCGATCAACTCGGCGATGAACATCACGTCGAAGCGCCGGCAGAGCATCGACTTCACGCCGGCGATCTACGTGGTGCCGATCGTGATGATCGCCAAGCACGGCTCGCCGCTGCGGCCCGATGTCGCGAGCCTGCGCGGCAAGCATGTCGGCGTGCTGCAGGGCTCGTCGCAGGAGGATTTCCTGAAGGCACACTGGGCCACTGCGGGCGTGGCCGTCGTGTCGTACCAGGATCAGGACCAGATCTACGCCGATCTCGTCGCGGGGCGTCTCGACGCGGCCGTGCAGGAAGCGCAGACCGCGCAGGACGGTTTCCTCGACAAGCCGGCCGGCCGCGACTACCAGATCGTCGGCGAGCCGCTGAAGGATCCGGCGACGCTCGGCGAAGGCACGGGCTTCGGGATGCGCAAGAACGACAAGGCGCTGCAGGCGAAGATCGTCGGCGCGCTCGATGCGCTGAAGAAGGACGGCACACTCAGCGCGCTGTCGCAGAAGTACTTCAAGCGCGACATCGTTTCGAAGTAG
- a CDS encoding DHA2 family efflux MFS transporter permease subunit — protein MTHGIHGEKRWYALIVLCLGVLMIVLDSTIVNVALPSISTDLHFTETALVWVVNAYLLTFGGCLLLGGRLGDLYGQRRMFLAGLVVFTLASLACGLAQSQTMLIAARAVQGIGGAVVSAVALSLIMNLFTEPGERARAMGVYGFVCAGGGSIGVLLGGLLTSSLSWHWIFLVNLPIGIAVYAMCVALLPRLRAPAGTARLDVAGAITVTASLMLAVYGIVGGNEAGWLSTQTVSLIGAAVVLLALFIAIEARAAHPLMPLSLFASRNVALANVIAVLWAAAMFAWFFLSALYMQRVLGYGPLQVGLAFLPANLIMAVFSLGLSARIVMRFGIRGPIAAGLLIAACGLALFSRAPVDGGFVWHVLPGMTLLGIGAGVAFNPMLLAAMSDVDPADSGLASGIVNTAFMMGGALGLAVLASLAAARTDALAAANAAPLDALNGGYHAAFAFGAAFAAAAALIGLALRIRRQGAVEGVGPAMH, from the coding sequence ATGACCCACGGGATTCACGGCGAGAAGCGCTGGTACGCGCTGATCGTCCTCTGCCTCGGCGTGCTGATGATCGTGCTCGACAGCACGATCGTGAACGTTGCACTGCCGTCGATCAGCACCGACCTCCACTTCACCGAGACGGCCCTCGTGTGGGTCGTCAACGCGTACCTGCTGACGTTCGGCGGCTGCCTGCTGCTCGGCGGACGGCTCGGCGACCTGTACGGCCAGCGGCGCATGTTCCTCGCCGGCCTCGTCGTCTTCACGCTCGCATCGCTTGCGTGCGGCCTCGCGCAGTCGCAGACGATGCTGATCGCCGCGCGCGCGGTGCAGGGGATCGGCGGTGCAGTCGTATCGGCCGTCGCGCTGTCGCTGATCATGAATCTCTTCACCGAGCCCGGCGAGCGCGCCCGCGCGATGGGCGTGTACGGCTTCGTCTGCGCCGGCGGCGGCAGCATCGGCGTGCTGCTCGGCGGGCTGCTGACGAGCTCGCTGTCGTGGCACTGGATCTTCCTCGTCAACCTGCCGATCGGCATCGCGGTCTATGCGATGTGCGTCGCGCTGCTGCCGCGCCTGCGCGCGCCGGCCGGCACCGCGCGGCTCGACGTCGCGGGTGCGATCACCGTCACTGCATCGCTGATGCTGGCCGTCTACGGGATCGTCGGCGGCAACGAGGCCGGCTGGCTGTCGACGCAGACCGTTTCACTGATCGGCGCGGCCGTCGTGCTGCTCGCGCTGTTCATCGCGATCGAGGCGCGCGCCGCGCATCCGCTGATGCCGCTCTCGCTGTTCGCCTCGCGCAACGTCGCGCTCGCGAACGTGATCGCCGTGCTGTGGGCGGCCGCGATGTTCGCGTGGTTCTTCCTGTCCGCGCTGTACATGCAGCGCGTGCTCGGCTACGGGCCGCTGCAGGTCGGCCTCGCGTTCCTGCCGGCGAACCTGATCATGGCCGTGTTCTCGCTCGGGCTGTCGGCACGCATCGTGATGCGCTTCGGGATCCGCGGCCCGATCGCCGCCGGCCTGCTGATCGCGGCCTGCGGCCTCGCGCTGTTCTCGCGCGCACCGGTGGACGGCGGCTTCGTCTGGCACGTGCTGCCCGGCATGACGCTGCTCGGCATCGGCGCGGGCGTCGCGTTCAATCCGATGCTGCTCGCCGCGATGAGCGACGTCGATCCGGCGGATTCCGGGCTCGCGTCGGGGATCGTCAACACCGCGTTCATGATGGGCGGCGCACTCGGCCTCGCCGTGCTCGCGAGCCTCGCCGCCGCCCGCACCGATGCACTCGCGGCCGCGAACGCCGCGCCGCTCGACGCGCTGAACGGCGGCTACCATGCGGCCTTCGCGTTCGGCGCGGCATTCGCTGCCGCCGCCGCGCTGATCGGCCTCGCGCTGCGCATCCGGCGGCAGGGAGCGGTCGAAGGCGTCGGCCCCGCGATGCACTGA